In a genomic window of Leptospira hartskeerlii:
- a CDS encoding class II aldolase/adducin family protein, with product MKAPDSPMDLQKFLPQLVKEGILAKNGCASVKIGKSIWITPKKADLNTIGKKSKTALLEIPLEENQIFPKDIPDEAVQHLSLYLARPEFNVILHSTQENVMTCSMAGETVRPFLDDMAQIVGPNAKVVPNTSDEKGLKKIISAIGRRNAVYLQNAGALCAHKSLDDVHAVCMVLEKASKAFVESRILGGGKPVPWLEAEAIRFVYQRKYSKQAEKNRG from the coding sequence ATGAAAGCTCCTGATAGCCCGATGGATCTTCAGAAATTTCTTCCTCAATTAGTAAAGGAAGGAATTTTAGCTAAGAACGGATGCGCCAGTGTCAAAATTGGAAAAAGTATTTGGATCACTCCTAAAAAAGCGGACCTAAATACGATCGGTAAAAAATCTAAGACCGCTCTTTTAGAAATTCCTTTGGAAGAAAATCAGATCTTCCCGAAAGATATTCCTGATGAAGCGGTACAACATCTTTCTCTTTATCTAGCAAGACCTGAATTTAACGTTATTCTCCATTCCACGCAGGAGAATGTGATGACCTGTTCTATGGCTGGAGAAACTGTCCGTCCTTTCTTGGATGATATGGCCCAGATCGTAGGACCTAACGCAAAAGTTGTGCCGAACACATCCGATGAGAAAGGTCTGAAGAAGATCATATCCGCTATAGGAAGAAGGAACGCTGTATATCTTCAGAACGCAGGTGCATTATGCGCTCATAAAAGTTTGGACGATGTTCATGCCGTTTGCATGGTCTTAGAAAAAGCAAGCAAGGCTTTCGTAGAATCTCGTATCTTAGGCGGTGGAAAACCGGTTCCTTGGTTAGAAGCAGAAGCAATCCGATTTGTGTATCAGAGAAAATATTCCAAACAAGCAGAGAAGAACCGAGGATAA
- a CDS encoding PP2C family protein-serine/threonine phosphatase codes for MEEKKELITERIIASGPITINRIRFGLAVLFLISLAAAWTQSSMVQNIVYLIGIGSMLGYAIYNQYCYKKFGKIPSMVGKVCVLADITILSLVMFVASWTDRNMASGVIRQIILYAINMIFIVYSVLLLSPTVAKLSGIFSVVGQGLVILNTIFRGVEFTEDELKVISPGYASISEQSLKLVFLAVVSYITRSVILIFRRIGAVEEEYANTLEQKVDERTIEVTKRMEEIHALKVQQDGDYYLTSLLSKPLMTNWNTSQDVSTIFYIEQKKKFTFKNRESELGGDICISGNLLFGSEKEKWTFFLNGDAMGKSLQGAGGAIVLGTAVNNILSRSASHGKTIDINPEAWMLQTHRELDEIFRTFDGTMMASAIFGLIHDKTGKILILNAEHPWPVLFRDDRSSFLAPELSSWKLGSPFGANIKIHESYLQPGDVLFLGSDGRDDINISSDGINWKMNEDENQFVRIVEDSKGDLDTIAGKLHGVGAIADDLSLMRIGYKELIDPEHPKYNDAVAKYNQAKQHIAKKEVPIALELLELSWNLAPSFKESARLIGQIYYDKKEFSKASKWLERYLNLDQESHNIWFLLSLCYKHMKEFQRAADAAEKVRQTQPHRLANLINLSDNYRLLNKFEDARSVLEKAKELDGESALVGKLDEFLKAKGF; via the coding sequence ATGGAAGAAAAAAAGGAACTCATAACGGAGAGGATTATAGCCTCCGGTCCAATTACGATCAATCGGATCCGATTCGGTTTAGCGGTATTATTCTTAATTTCCCTCGCTGCCGCTTGGACTCAAAGCTCCATGGTTCAAAATATCGTGTATCTGATCGGGATAGGATCTATGCTCGGATATGCCATTTATAACCAGTATTGTTACAAAAAATTCGGCAAGATACCTTCTATGGTCGGTAAGGTTTGCGTACTTGCCGACATTACCATCTTATCCTTAGTCATGTTCGTTGCGTCCTGGACCGACAGGAATATGGCCTCAGGAGTAATTCGTCAGATCATTCTATACGCGATTAATATGATCTTCATCGTGTATTCAGTATTACTTTTATCTCCCACAGTCGCAAAACTTTCAGGAATATTCAGCGTAGTCGGACAAGGGCTCGTGATCCTAAATACGATCTTTAGGGGAGTAGAATTCACTGAAGATGAACTGAAAGTAATTTCCCCAGGTTATGCATCCATTTCGGAACAATCCTTAAAGTTAGTATTTCTCGCAGTAGTGTCATATATCACCAGAAGTGTAATCTTGATCTTCCGTAGGATCGGCGCAGTGGAAGAAGAATACGCTAACACTTTAGAGCAGAAAGTGGACGAAAGAACGATCGAAGTCACCAAAAGAATGGAGGAGATCCACGCTCTCAAGGTGCAACAAGACGGAGATTATTATCTTACTTCTCTTTTAAGTAAACCGCTCATGACAAACTGGAATACTTCCCAAGATGTGAGCACTATCTTCTATATAGAACAGAAAAAGAAGTTCACCTTTAAGAATAGAGAATCCGAACTAGGCGGGGATATTTGTATCAGCGGCAATCTTCTATTCGGATCTGAAAAGGAGAAATGGACCTTCTTCTTAAACGGCGATGCGATGGGAAAATCTCTGCAAGGTGCAGGAGGAGCAATCGTTCTCGGAACTGCGGTAAACAATATCCTATCTCGCTCTGCAAGTCACGGAAAGACTATAGATATAAATCCGGAAGCTTGGATGCTCCAAACTCATAGAGAGCTGGACGAAATTTTCAGAACATTCGATGGAACCATGATGGCTTCTGCGATCTTCGGGCTTATACATGATAAAACCGGGAAGATACTAATATTGAACGCGGAGCATCCTTGGCCAGTATTGTTCAGAGACGATAGATCTTCTTTCTTAGCTCCGGAACTTTCTTCATGGAAGTTAGGCTCTCCATTTGGTGCAAATATTAAGATCCACGAATCATATCTGCAACCCGGCGACGTTCTATTCTTAGGCTCGGATGGAAGAGACGATATCAATATTAGTTCTGATGGGATCAACTGGAAGATGAACGAGGACGAGAATCAGTTCGTTCGTATTGTAGAAGATTCCAAAGGAGATCTGGACACGATCGCAGGTAAATTGCACGGAGTAGGAGCGATCGCAGACGACCTTTCTCTCATGCGCATCGGTTATAAGGAATTAATTGATCCTGAACATCCTAAGTATAACGATGCAGTAGCAAAGTACAACCAAGCGAAACAACATATAGCGAAAAAAGAAGTACCTATAGCTCTCGAGCTTCTAGAATTATCCTGGAACTTAGCTCCAAGTTTTAAAGAATCTGCAAGATTGATCGGACAGATCTATTACGACAAAAAAGAATTCTCAAAAGCCTCCAAATGGCTGGAACGTTATTTGAATTTGGATCAAGAATCCCATAATATATGGTTCTTATTATCCTTATGTTATAAGCATATGAAGGAATTCCAACGAGCTGCGGATGCAGCGGAGAAGGTCCGGCAAACCCAACCTCATCGTCTTGCGAATCTGATCAATCTTTCTGATAACTATAGACTTTTGAATAAATTCGAAGACGCAAGATCGGTATTGGAAAAAGCAAAAGAGTTAGACGGAGAAAGCGCGTTAGTAGGCAAACTAGATGAGTTCCTAAAAGCAAAAGGATTCTAA
- a CDS encoding LIC10604 family protein, with amino-acid sequence MKIVRMIFFSLAGFIVLLVLSGYLLPKDHVASVEKDFSSSPESIYKIVRNVREYKDWRSGLKSVNVESDTIWTESDSHGNNIRFGIIEERSPNYLRTKILSEDLPFGGGWEFEISQNGPNTKLKITEKGFVTNPLFRVLSKFVFGHDATMRTYLEDLSKKLGS; translated from the coding sequence ATGAAAATTGTTAGGATGATTTTTTTTAGTCTGGCCGGCTTTATAGTCTTACTTGTGCTTTCCGGATATTTACTTCCGAAGGATCATGTTGCAAGTGTGGAGAAAGATTTTTCATCTTCTCCTGAAAGTATTTATAAGATCGTTCGTAATGTTCGTGAGTATAAGGATTGGAGAAGTGGCCTAAAATCAGTGAACGTTGAATCTGATACAATCTGGACGGAGTCCGACTCTCACGGAAATAATATTCGTTTTGGGATCATAGAAGAACGTTCTCCGAATTATTTAAGAACTAAAATATTAAGTGAAGACCTGCCTTTTGGTGGAGGATGGGAATTCGAAATTAGTCAGAATGGTCCAAACACAAAACTGAAAATTACCGAGAAAGGTTTTGTGACGAATCCTCTCTTTAGAGTTCTTTCTAAGTTTGTATTTGGTCATGACGCGACAATGAGAACTTATTTGGAGGATCTCAGTAAGAAATTGGGGTCGTGA